The Caldisericum sp. DNA segment TCAAAATTTCCTTCATATCAATCAACCCCTTTCACATTTTCAAATATACCAAAATATTATACAGATTTCGAATACTTTTGCAACAAATTTTAAAGCTTTTTGCTATAATAATTTAAAAACTTCCGGAGGCACTTATGGAAAAGAAAACTGGATTAATTGTAAACCTTAGTCTTTTTCTTCTTTTTCTTGTGTGGGCAAACTCCTACACATTTATTAAAATTGCAGAAAGACAACTTGAACCAATTGCACTTGTTATAGCAAGATTTTTTATAATTTTCCCTTTCTTATTTCTTTTTAAAGATTTTTATTCCGGTTTAAAAAAGATAAATTCAATTAACGACTTTTTAAAGATATTTTTAGTTGGGCTCCTCATAGTTCCTTCATACCACATATTTCTAAATACCGCTGAAACAATGATTAACGCATCAGTTGCAGCACTTGTTGCTGGTTTTAGCCCCGTTATTACTGGCGTTTTTTCATCATTGATACTCAAAGAGAAACTTGAAAGAAAAAGAATCTTAGGTCTTTTTATTTCTCTTTTAGGAGTTATACTTCTTACCTATGGTATTTCCCACAAATTTGAAATCAAGAATACATTAGGCGTTATTTTAAGTTTGACATCAGTTACATCTTGGGCTCTTGCAACAGTTACATCGAAGTCCCTTTACAACAAGTTTAAGCCAATTGAAGTTAATACACTCGGCCTTTTCTTTGGGACTCTTGCACTAACACCTTTCATAAAAAGAAGCTACATTGAACAGATTCTAAGCATGAATACGCAAACTCTTATCGCTGTCTTGTATCTTGGAGTGCTGTGTATCCTTATAGGTTATGCAGTCTGGTTTAAAGCACTCGAATATAAAGAAGCTTCGACAACCGCAACATTTATATATTTAAACCCAATAATAGGAAGTTTAAGCGGTGTAATATTCCTCAAAGAACCAATGAATATAACAATGATAATAGGTGGAATTACAATAATTCTTGGCTTGTTCTTTGTTAATCCGTTGAAGATGCAGAAGAAATAGCCTTAAAAGAAAGAATAATTCTATCAAGAACGATTGATGCAGCGCTCCTCACCGAGAGGTGATTGAAGTCCGTAATGCCTACTATTGGCGGTAAAAAGCCATCAAAGTTTACTTCAAAGTCCTCAGGTATTCCCCAGCCAGTCCCGAAGCAAACAAGCACAGGCTTGTCTTCTATGAGCCTCTTTGCAATAAAGTCATAATCAACCTTGTTTTTACGCTCTTTTGCAGATGTTCCGATAATGAAAGGCTTTTCTTTTTCCTTTGATTCTATATCCTTAATTACATCGAAAAGTGAATCCTTAACATCCATTACTGAAATTGCCTCTAATCGATTAGGATTGTATTCATAGCCAACAGTTTGCCAGAACCGGACAATCCTGGACACGACCTTCTTCTGCTCTTCCATAGGTTGCACTACATAAAAGGTTTTAACTCCATAGGTTCTTGCTGCTCTCGACATATCATGAAGGTCATGGATAACGATACTTGTTGCAACAATTTCTCTATTTTTGTTATATGCTGGGTAATGAAGAAGAGCCATATAAAGTTTAATCATGTTATTCTCCTTATTAACTCCTCAATTTCCAATCCGATTTCTTTTAAGAGTTCTTTTTCTTCTTTGGTAAATTCGTGCTTTAAAAGCAAATCTGGTCTCTTAAGTAAAGTCCTTTTAAGAGATTCCTTTTTTCTAAATCTTTCAATTTCCTTGTGGTTTCCGCTCCGTAAAACCTCTGGAACACTTTCCCCTCTAAAATCAAACGGGCGTGTATATTGAGGATACTCAAGGAGGTTACTTTCGAAAGTTTCTTCCGATAGAGATTCCTTGTTGTGAAGTAATCCCTCAACTAACCTTAATGCTGCATCAAGGATAACAAGTGAAGCTATTTCACCACCACTTAAAACATAATCCCCAATTGAAACTTCCATATCGACAAAATTCATAACCCTTTCATCAACACCTTCATAATGGGTTGGTATGAAAAGGATTTTCTCCTTGGAAGATAATTCTTTTGCAAGTGTCTGATCGAGTTTTATGCCTTGTGGAGAGGTAAGTATTTTGAATTGTTTACCATAGTTTTCTTCAATATACTCTACCCCTTTCACGATTGGTTCTACAAGCATTACCATACCCGCTCCACCACCATAAGGCGTGTCGTCGGTTGTTTTATGCTTGTCCTTTGTAAAGTCCCTAAGGTTATGAACATAGTAATAAAGAATATTTCTTTCTATTCCAACTCTAAACAAACCAAAGGACCTTGCACATTCGAAAAACTCAGGGAATATGGTGAGAAAATGAGCTTCCATAAAGTAAAAGAGGCACCCTTAGGTGCCTTCTTTAATCTCTACTACAACACCGTCTTTAACGAGGACCTCAACACCTGCAATCTTCTTGAAGAGATTGTCACCCACATCAACATCCACAAGGCCCTCAATAACCGTATACGGATAAATGCTTTCAAGCGGTAATGCTTCTATTTCTTTGATCTTTTCTCTTAAATCGGCAGCAATAGCCTCTTGAAGCATCCTTTCTTCTTCAATTCTTGCTTTTAAACTTTCAACATAGGTTGGATTTTGAATGCCTGCACTCTCAATAACAAGGCGCGCAAGCGACGATTTTAACTCACGCGCCTTGCCCTCTGCTGCTTCCAATTGTCTTGAAATTTCTTTTTTAAAATCTTCTTTAAACTTTTCGGTTACTATAACTTTGACTATTACATTTTGCTTAAGGTGAAGCACACTCATCGAGCACTCCTTTAGGTTATGCTCCTCTTGGCTTGGAGTTGATCTGAATGCTTGCTGCTTTTCCAATCTTAGAGGATGCTGCTTTTACAATAGTTCTTAGTGCGTTTGCGGTTTTACCCTGCTTTCCGATAACCTTACCGATATCGGAATCTGCAACCTTTATTTCGTAAATAACTGCAGTTTCACCTGCAACTTCTGTAACCTTAACTTCTTCTGGGTTATCAACTAATGCTTTAACAATGGTTTCAATAAGTTCTTTCATCACTTACCTCCTTTGAGTTTTAGGTACTCGTCCCAAATTTTTGCTCTTTTGAGAAGATTCAATACGCTTTCTGTAGGCTGCGCGCCTTTCTTTAACCACTCAAGAACCTTTTCCTTGTCGAAAACAAGTTCTTCTGGTTCCACAACTGGATTCCAGTGTCCAACAATTTCAATAACCTTGCTATCAGTTGCAAAACGCGAGTCGGAAACTATAACCCTGTAGAATGCTCGATGAGGTGCTCCAACTCTTGCAAGCTTAATTTTTGTAGCCAACTTTCGCCTCCTAAAATCAGTTTCGTCTAAATCAATTTATTATAACAAAAATCAAAATCGTTTGCAAGTTAAAAATTTAAAACAGAAAAATTTATTCTTACATCTTTTTTAAGAAGTGAAGAAAATTCATCCAATAGATCTTCATCAATTTGTACTACTATTAAACCATCCTCTGTGAATTCCCTTTTTACAATTTTGTGCGGTATCTTACTCAAAGCGTAGTTCACAAAATTGAAGGAGGAGTATGGAAACCTAACCTCTAAAGTTTTAGTTGTCTTCTCTTCTACAATATTTGCACTTTTTATTGCAAATTCCGCAGTCGATCCATACGCCTCTATTAAACCAGGGATGCCTAGTTTTACACCACCAAAGTAACGTGTTACAACAACACAAATATTGTAAACATCAAAATGTCTTATCGCATTAAAAATAGGAACTCCTGCAGAACCACTTGGCTCCCCATCATCCGAATAATACTGTTCACGCGTTACAAGCCTGTATGCATACGGGTTGTGGTTCGCATCTTTGTATTTTTCTTTTATAACATCCAAAAAAGCTTCCACCTCTTTTAAATTCGAAACCTTCTTTACGGTCCCTATGAAAATTGACCTTTTAATAACATTTTTTACTACGATATCTTTTTCTACTGTATTAAATTTCATATTGCAAGGCTTTTTAACTTTGTAAGCAGTTTTTCCTTCTCAAATTCATCAAGTTTTGCCTTCTTAATTGATGTTTCAAAAACTTCGATAGTTTTATCGTAAATATCTCTCATAACAGGATAGGGATAGCCATCTTTTCCACCGTGCGCAAAGGAAAATGTCGCAGGATCTTTGTAGGAAAGAGGCGTTCCAAAAAGAAGGTGCGAGGAAAGTGCTAATGCCCTTAAACTCTTTTCTCCGAGCCCTTTAACAAGCAATAATTCTTCAAAGTCTTTAGGATTTACATCTTTTACAAAACTAAAAATCTTAGAAAGACGCTCTCTATCAAAATCACTTTCATAAATAGGATGGTGTGAAGGAAATTTTATTTTCTTTATTTCATTTACAAAATTACCATCATTTGCAAGGAAAACCATCTTCTCCTGTGTTTCTCCGATAGTAGCATCAACAAGGTTCAGAGGCTTTTCAAACTTTACAGTAATAACTCCTTTATGCGGATCTTTTACAAAACTCTTAAGCCCAAAAGAGTTCCAGTGGTACCTCCGTGCATAACGATTTTCCTCTTTCATTCCCTGCTGCACAATTGTCCAGTTTCCAAATTTATCAAATACAACGAAATGATGATAAAGTTTATAACCATCCTGCACACAGGAAGAGTCAATCTTTGCAACTAAACGAGAAGTCCTCTTTAAGGTATTTGCAATATTTTCACTTACATAGCCCTTCTCTAATATAAAATCAATATCTACTGGTGTATCTAAAGCCCTTGCCCCTTTCCCCCCTGCAAAAAATACGCCATAATTTTTGCTTTCCTCTCCAAATCCTGAAATTATTGCACCAGTTGTCGTTGTAGTAAGCCCCGAGCTGTGCCAGTCAAAACCAAGAAGACACCCAAATGATTGAAACCATACTGGATCGCTTAATCTTTTAAGGTACTCTTCAACTCCAAAGAATTCAATAATAGCAGAAGAAAGTGCTCGTGCAAGTTTCTCCATCCGCTTAAAAAGCCAGGGCGGTGCATGTCCTCCGTGAAGCGGCAAATCAACATATCCTTGTTTCATACAACAATTATACACATATCCATCTTTTGAAAAAGGAGTGTTTTATATATAATTAAAGTATGAAGAGAATAGCGATAGTAGATGACGAAAAGGACATCGTTGACCTTGCCTCTTTTTATATCGAAAGGGAGGGGTTTAAGGTTGACAAGTACTACACTGGGGATAGTTTCCTTAATGCAATTGGTTCGAAAAGGTATGACTGCATTGTTCTTGACTTAATGCTTCCAAATGTCGATGGTCTTACAATCCTGAAAACGCTCAAGTCAAGAGAAGACACGAAGGATATCCCCGTTATAATACTCACTGCAAAAAATTCAGAGGGGGATATGGTGCTTGGATTGGAAATTGGTGCAAATGATTACATCCCTAAACCATTTTCACCAAGGGTTCTTGCTGCAAAAGTTAAGGCTTTTGTTAGAGAAGGTAAAAAGACAACAATCCAGGCAGGTGATATAACTCTTGACATCGCAAACTATGTTGCTTACTGCAAGGACAGAGCAGTAAAACTTACACCTACTGAATTCCGCATTTTGAAGGTACTCGTTGAAGGCAAGGGAAAAGTCTTTACAAGAGAAGAACTTCTGAGTGAAGCCTTTCTGCACACTGTTTCACCAACGGAACGTGCTGTTGATGTCCATGTAAAAAGCATAAGAGACAAACTTCATGAGTGCGGAAAGTATATTGTTACGGTGAGGGGGGTTGGCTACAAATTCCAATTAGAAGAATAAATTTTACCCTCTTAAGCGCTGCAGGGTTAATACTAATTTCCCTAATAACCTTACCTTTTAGGAACCTCTTAGGGTTATCTTTTACTTTGTTAACAATTTCATTTTTAATCCTGGTTGCATACATCTTTATTGAATCAAACGAAATAGGTGACTTAGAAAAATTCCTTAAAAACCTCATAGAGAAAAAGGAAATAAAAAATTTCGAAGGTGACTCAAAGATCTTTGAAGAAGTTCGAATTTTCCTTAAAACTTTAGGCGAATCATATTTAAGGGAAGAAAGCGATTTAAGAAACATAAGAACAATCTGTAATGAAATCTCTTCAAAAGTAGACGAAGCGATAATCATAATAAACGCAGAAGGAGAAATAGTTTTTAAAAATAAGGAGGCTGAAAACCTTATTAAGCTTAAAGACAAGAAACTCTACTATGAAGCCATAAGAAATAGCACCATCATAACAATTATAGGAAACGCACTAAAGGAAAATAAAACAATAGAGCAAAATGTAGAAATTAACGGGGTTTTGTATAATGCCACACTTTCGCCAGTTACTCTTTATGACAAGCAACACATTCTTGCAATTTTCAAAAAACTTGAGGATTTTAGAAACGAGACATTCCTCAAGAGTCAATTTTTGGAGGCAGTTTCTCACGAGATGAAAACTCCACTTTCCTCGATTCTTGGAACAGTTGAGATATTAGAAAACGAAAATTTCATAAAGAAAAAAGGGCTGCAATTCCTTACAATATTAAAAGAAAATACCGAAAGGCTTAAGAAACTCACAGAAAGAATTTTAAAGTTAAGTGAAATTGAATCTGTTAGAAATAGCCTTAAAGAAATAGTAGACTTAACAAAATTAGGTGAAGAAGTTGTAAAAAAATTTGAGAATCAGTTTAAAGAAAAGGGACTTGAGTTTACATACGAGATACAAGAAAATACAAAAATAAGAGGCAACTACTTTTTATTAGAAGATGTTTTAATAAATCTCCTGGAAAACGCAATGAAGTATACTGAAAGTGGTAGAGTATCTCTAAAGATATTCAAGGACGAAAAATATGCATACATTGAAGTAGAGGACACAGGAAAAGGAATAAGAGAAGAGAACATCGACAAAATCTTTGAACCTTTCTACAGAGAAGACCGCTCAAGAAACGAAAATGTAAAAGGGACAGGACTTGGTTTAACAATAACTAAAAGAATTGTGGATATGCATTCAGGAGAAATTAAGGTAGAAAGTAAACCTGGTGCAGGAACAAAGTTCACCTTAAAGTTCCCGAAAGTTGATTAACACAATTTAACCATATTTTAACCATTTCTTAACTAAAAATGCTTTTTTATGGATATTTTTCCACTTAAGATGTAAGTGGAGGTGAAGGCATGAATAAGAAAGGGAAATTCTTAGCGTATCTTCTAGTAGCAGTCATCTCAGTGTCAGTCGTCTTTGGTTTTACCGGTTGCAAGCAGTCAGGGAGTAATCAAGGAGCAACTTCTCAACAACCTGCTCAGGAAGTAAAAATCACAATGAACGGATCAACAACAGTTTTTCCAATTGCTCAAAAGGCTGCAGAAGTCTATATGGATAAACACCCGAATGTGAAGATTTCTGTTGAGGGAACAGGTTCTGGAAACGGGATTGCTGCACTTATCGATGGAACAACAGACATTGCAAACTCTTCAAGAGAAATTAAGCAAGAGGAGATTGAGAAAGCAAAGGCAAAAGGCGTAAATCCTTATGAAATCCCAATAGCACTCGATGCACTTTCTATTATTGTAAACCCGGCAAACCCCATAACGAACCTCACACGGGAACAGGTAATCGATATTTTTACAGGCAAAATAACAAACTGGAAGGAATTAGGTTGGAAAGATGCACCAATTGTAGTTGTTTCAAGAGACTCTTCGTCAGGTACATACGGTGCATTTATGGAACTTGCACTTCCTAAGGATGCAAAGATTACAGACAAAGCAGTCTATCAATCATCAAACCAGACGGTGAAAAATACTGTTGCATCTACAGAAGGTGCAATTGGTTATGTCGGGCTTGGATACCTTGATTCTTCAGTTAAGGCGGTAAGTTACGAAGGCGTAATGCCATCCAAAGAAACAGCAATTAATAAAACCTATAAGCTTTCAAGACACCTATATATGTACACAAATGGAGAACCAAAAGGAGAGGTAAAGAATTTTATAGACTTCGTTCTATCTCCTGAGGGGCAGGATATTGTAGAAAGTGTCGGTTTCATTAGAATAAAGTAGTATGAAGAAAAACTTTGGGGAGTATTTACTTCCAATTTTTGGATACATTGCAATTATTATTCTTGCAGGAATAGTAATAACAATTGCAGACCAGGGATTGCCACTTCTTTCAAAGTACTCCCTGAAAGAACTATTGCTCGGTAAAGAGTGGAGGCCTACAAGCGTGCCTCCGCTCTTTGGCTTCCTTCCTTCAATTATCTCAACATTTTATATCTCCATATTTTCTATGCTTATTGCGCTACCACTATCTCTTGGCACAGCCATATACCTTTCAAAAATAGCAAGCCCAAAGGTAAGAAGTATTCTTAAACCAGTAATTGAGCTTCTTGCAAATATACCATCAGTAATTTATGGCATGTTTGCGCTATTATTTTTAGGTCCAATCTTAAAAAAGTTGTTCAATTTACCCGTTGGACTTAACGGGCTTAACGCAAGCATAGTTCTTGCAATAATGTCTATTCCTACGATTACGACACTTTCTGAAGATGCAATCTCGATGGTCCCAAAGGAACCAGAACTTGCATCATATGCACTTGGTGCATCAAACCTTGAAACGATATTTGGGATAACAATACCATCAGCTTCTGCAGGAATTTTTGCATCAATCACTGCTGGCTTTGGAAGGGCGATTGGTGAGACTATGGCTGTATTGCTTGCATCTGGCAATTCTATAAGAATTCCCCATAGCATCCTTGAGCCAATGCGACCAATAACTGCAACAATTGCTCTTGAAATGGCAGAAACAGCGGTTGGCTCAGACCACTACAGAGCGCTATTTCTCCTTTCTTTGGTGCTTCTTATTTTTGTCCTCTCATTCAATCTTTTAAGCAGGTATTTAAGGAAATTGTACAGGAAAAAATTATATGGATAAATTAACGAAAGAAAAAATATTTTTTACAATATTTAGATTACTTGCATTTACATCTCTTCTGATTGTCTTTACCCTTATTTTCTATATACTCTCAAAGGGACTTAAAGTAATTTCTCTTAATTTCATAATCGATTACCCAAGAAACAGTTTTACCGAAGGTGGAATTTTCCCTGCAATTGTTGGAAGTTTGTATCTTGTGGGGCTTGCAATAATTTTTGCAGTTCCTATAGGTGTATTAGGCGGCATCTATCTTTCAGAATATACTAAGGAAAATACACTTACAGAGGCTATAAGACTTGCAATAGACACACTGTCCGGCATACCATCAATTATTTTTGGACTTTTCGGTTTGGCTGTGTTCTGCAAAATACTCAATCTAAAGGTTTCTTTAATTGCAGGAAGTTTAACACTTTCAATCCTTATACTTCCTACAATTTTTTCTGCAACCATTGAGAGTCTGAAACTTGTTCCAAAGGACTTTAGAGACGCATCCTATGCACTTGGCGCAACAAAATGGCAAACAACCTGGGAGATAGTAGTAAAAACTGCACTTCCAAATATTATTACAGGCGTTCTTCTGAGTATAGGAAGGGCGATAGGCGAAACAGCACCAATACTTTTTACTGGGGCTACTTTCTACACGAGAGGCCTTCCTGAAAGCATTTTTGAGCCGGTTATGGCGCTCCCATATACAATATACGGGCTTCTTGCGGAAGGAACTTTTCCTCAAAAGCAAGTTCCCATAGCATTTGGTGCATCAATCGTATTAATTGTGCTTGTTTTCATAATAACGCTTCCTGGTATAATTATTAGGAACAAATTTAGGAGCAAGAAAAAATGGTAAAAATATCTGTAAGAAACTTAAAGGCATTCACAAAAAAACAGGAGATTCTGAAAGGAATATCGCTTGATATCCACGAAAACTCCGTTACAGCAATTATAGGTCCTTCTGGATGTGGTAAATCAACATTCCTTAGAAGTCTCAACAGGATGAATGACTTTTTTGAAGATATAACAGTCGAAGGTGAAGTGTTGCTTGATAACAAAAATATATACGATAAAGATGTTAATGTTTTCGAGTTGAGAAGGCATGTAGGTATGGTGTTTCAAAAGCCAAACCCATTCCCAAAGTCAATATTCGAGAATGTTGCATACGGATTGAAGATCCATGGGATAAGAGATAAAAAAACAATAGAAGAAAAAGTCATATGGGCGCTAAAGGAAGCAAATCTATTTGAAGAGGTAAAAGATAAGTTAGATGAGTCAGCTTTTAGCTTGTCAGGTGGTCAGCAACAGAGGCTTTGTATCGCAAGGGCAATTGCAGTTGAACCTGAAGTGCTTCTTATGGACGAACCTGCATCTGCCTTAGACCCAATATCGACACTTCAACTCGAGCGCTTGATTGAGAAATTGAAAAAGGAGTTTACCATTGTAATCGTAACCCACAACATACAACAGGCAGGAAGAGTCTCTGATTATACTGCCTTCCTTTATATGGGAGAACTTGTAGAATACGATAAGACAGAAAGGATGTTTACAACGCCAAAGAATAAACTCACAGAGGATTACCTTGAAGGTAGATTTGGATGAGGTGAAAAAATGTTAGAAGATAGATTAAAAGCGTTAACAGAAAAAATTTTGAAAATGTCAAGCATTGCAGAGGAAATGGTAAAACTATCAGTTAGATCGATAGTAGAAAAGAAAATGGAATGGGCTGAAAAGGTAATAAACGAACTTGAGCCTCAGGTAAACGATCTTGAAATAGAAATCGATGACCTTGCCATAGAAACACTTGCACTTTACGCACCTCAGGCAAAAAACCTGAGAAAAGTTGCGATGATAATAAAGATGGTAAAAGACCTCGAGAGGGTTGGCGACCTTTCAGTAAACATAGCTGAGTTTGCAAGGGAATTAATACCGCAGCCAGATGTAAAGCCTTATATAGACCTTCCAAGAATGGCTGAAACTGCCTTGCAGATGCTTGACGATGCAATTACCGCTTTTGTAAACGAAGATAGCGCCCTTGGAAAAGAAATATGTATAAGAGACGACATAGTCGACCAACTTAACGACCAAATTATAAGAGAACTTATAACCTATATGCTAAGCGATCCGAGAACAATAAACAGAGCAATACTCATAATAAGAGTTTCAGAAAATGTTGAGCGTATCGCAGACCAGGCAACAAATATTGGTGAATATGTAGTCTATATAGGCGAAGGAAAAGTTATAAAGCACCACCACTTCGAAAAAGAGAGTTAAAGTTTTAGATTTACCCTTGCGTATTCAAGAAGGAGCCTCGAAAAGCCATTAAAATACCTTAGAGAGTAGAAAAGTGCCTCGTTGTATTTTCCCATTGTATCCTTATCGAAAGTTTGTATTTTGCTTTCATCAAGTTTAAACTTGTTTTTACGACTATTAATTTCGTCACCAAATAACTTTGTTTCAAGAGGCCAAAGTATTCTTACCCTGGGTCTATTTAGAGAAGCGGCAAGTTTTCCAAGTTCAACAAGAGATTTAACATCGCTAACTTTCATAGGCATATAATCCTCTGAAAGCACCTTTACAAAATCAGGATTGTGAACCTTAACCATATACCCTTGGTAATCTTCAAGTGCGTAGTGGTGATTTGAACACATTGTTGTAAGTCCGCCTACTCCTGAAAAAATATTCTTCAAGATCACAGAAGCTGGTCCTGGCGTCCCATGGTATGGCTGGGTTATGTCCTCCATATAGTGAAGAGCCCTTGCAAGGAAACGGAAAGTCCAATAAAGGTCGTTCTTTTCCTTTGCAATCTCTGCCATATGAAACCAGAAGTCAATCATATACGGCGCTACACCA contains these protein-coding regions:
- the phoU gene encoding phosphate signaling complex protein PhoU, yielding MLEDRLKALTEKILKMSSIAEEMVKLSVRSIVEKKMEWAEKVINELEPQVNDLEIEIDDLAIETLALYAPQAKNLRKVAMIIKMVKDLERVGDLSVNIAEFARELIPQPDVKPYIDLPRMAETALQMLDDAITAFVNEDSALGKEICIRDDIVDQLNDQIIRELITYMLSDPRTINRAILIIRVSENVERIADQATNIGEYVVYIGEGKVIKHHHFEKES